One region of Vibrio sp. FE10 genomic DNA includes:
- a CDS encoding LysE family translocator, producing the protein MIDLAILPVYLTAVVALLLLPGPDMLLIASSSMSYGRKVGVFASLGNATSGIILTVLAAMGVSALIAMSPIALKALNLLGGAYLLKMGWDCLRTEQGNAPELSDNSAAKTYYQRALISNLLNPKALIFFVMFLPQFVSTNIEATSGEQMLMLGLLLNVLGLTFNFLLVALVGTVGKSLVENAKFRTYQQKVMGAVFIVLAIWMLSSFIG; encoded by the coding sequence ATGATCGATTTAGCTATATTACCCGTCTACCTTACTGCCGTTGTTGCACTTCTTCTTTTACCTGGCCCTGATATGTTACTTATTGCCAGCTCTAGTATGAGTTATGGCCGAAAAGTCGGTGTATTCGCAAGCCTAGGCAATGCAACCTCTGGAATTATTCTGACGGTATTGGCAGCCATGGGTGTATCGGCGCTGATCGCCATGAGTCCTATTGCCTTAAAAGCCCTGAATTTGTTGGGTGGTGCCTATCTATTAAAGATGGGTTGGGATTGCCTGCGAACTGAGCAGGGGAATGCGCCTGAACTCAGCGATAATTCTGCCGCGAAAACCTACTACCAAAGAGCATTGATTAGCAACTTGCTTAACCCGAAGGCTCTGATTTTCTTCGTTATGTTCTTACCTCAGTTTGTGTCTACCAATATTGAAGCGACTTCGGGTGAGCAGATGTTGATGCTCGGTTTATTACTGAATGTTCTAGGTTTAACATTCAACTTCTTGTTGGTTGCTTTAGTGGGTACGGTTGGTAAATCTTTGGTTGAAAACGCAAAGTTTCGTACCTATCAACAGAAGGTGATGGGCGCTGTATTCATCGTTTTAGCGATTTGGATGCTATCTTCCTTCATCGGTTA
- a CDS encoding fumarylacetoacetate hydrolase family protein, whose amino-acid sequence MSSVVDQEQLMNSKRTAVPTKVLCVGRNYVDHIEELNNAIPDAMVVFNKPSTSVTSSLSSFHQEALHYEAEICFIVENGQYSAVGLGLDLTKRELQSHLKGKGLPWERAKAFDGSAVLSRFVPTDGLDLSDLNLELFINCVRVQKGHVEQMLYSPSTILEELSSYTTLLNGDVVMTGTPKGVGEVHRGDIFLGRLKCGEATLIEIEWVAS is encoded by the coding sequence ATGAGCAGCGTTGTAGATCAAGAACAGTTGATGAACTCCAAGCGAACGGCAGTACCAACAAAAGTATTATGTGTTGGGCGCAATTACGTGGACCATATTGAAGAACTCAACAATGCTATCCCTGACGCTATGGTGGTGTTCAACAAGCCGAGCACCAGCGTTACCTCCTCTCTAAGTTCCTTCCATCAAGAAGCTCTGCATTACGAAGCTGAGATCTGCTTCATTGTTGAAAACGGTCAATATTCTGCAGTAGGGCTAGGGTTAGATCTTACTAAACGAGAGCTACAAAGCCATTTAAAAGGGAAGGGCTTGCCTTGGGAACGTGCCAAAGCATTTGATGGTTCGGCCGTCTTGAGCCGTTTCGTACCGACTGATGGGCTGGATTTGTCGGATCTAAATCTAGAGCTATTTATCAACTGTGTCCGTGTGCAAAAAGGACACGTAGAGCAAATGCTGTACTCACCTTCGACTATCTTGGAAGAACTTTCGTCTTATACCACGCTGTTAAACGGTGATGTGGTGATGACGGGCACTCCTAAGGGTGTTGGTGAAGTTCATCGAGGTGACATATTCCTCGGTCGTCTAAAGTGCGGTGAAGCTACATTGATTGAGATCGAATGGGTCGCGAGCTAG
- a CDS encoding porin — MNKKLLALAISGAVFGTQAVAVELYNEDGTTFSVGGHVSVAVGDVNSDDRLNSDDIGVESVSPRINFGATHDLGNGFTADAKGEWALNMLDGGDESFTTRLGYVGLSHDDYGRAAVGTQWAPYYNVAGVADMPIAFANDFIYEDHGNLGTGRGEEMVSYGNAIDFGNAGSLNAAVAWQGRKADGANEYGNRGQIALNYAIADFTANYAYNTGDVTYALAGSQTADSHVVSATYGSYGAEGLYLAGVYAMNNYMNSGNNQILEESVAIELLASYALSNSLNLSVNYEAVEDDKKSETVFSTTALQAEYNFTSQFVGFAGYQFDLQGSGVYKEKADDQWLLGARYYL, encoded by the coding sequence ATGAATAAGAAACTTTTAGCGCTAGCAATTTCTGGTGCAGTATTTGGTACACAGGCAGTTGCAGTAGAGCTTTACAACGAAGACGGCACAACATTCTCAGTTGGCGGTCACGTTTCAGTTGCTGTTGGTGATGTAAACAGCGATGACCGTCTTAACAGCGATGACATCGGTGTAGAGTCTGTTTCTCCACGTATCAACTTCGGTGCAACTCACGATCTTGGTAACGGCTTTACTGCTGATGCTAAAGGTGAATGGGCGCTAAACATGCTTGACGGTGGTGATGAGTCATTTACAACTCGTCTTGGTTACGTTGGTCTTTCTCACGACGATTACGGTCGTGCAGCAGTAGGTACTCAATGGGCACCTTACTACAACGTTGCTGGTGTAGCAGATATGCCAATCGCATTCGCGAATGACTTCATCTACGAAGATCACGGTAACCTAGGTACTGGTCGTGGCGAAGAAATGGTGAGCTACGGCAACGCTATCGACTTCGGCAACGCTGGTTCTCTAAACGCAGCGGTTGCATGGCAAGGTCGTAAAGCTGATGGCGCGAACGAATACGGTAACCGTGGTCAAATCGCTTTGAACTATGCAATTGCTGATTTCACTGCAAACTACGCATACAACACAGGTGACGTAACTTACGCTCTTGCTGGTTCACAAACTGCTGATTCACACGTAGTAAGTGCAACTTACGGTTCATACGGCGCTGAAGGTCTTTACCTTGCTGGTGTATACGCAATGAACAACTACATGAACTCTGGTAATAACCAGATTCTTGAAGAGTCAGTTGCTATTGAATTGCTAGCTTCTTACGCACTGTCTAACAGCCTTAACCTAAGCGTTAACTACGAAGCTGTAGAAGACGACAAGAAGAGCGAAACAGTATTCAGCACAACTGCTCTACAAGCTGAATACAACTTTACTTCTCAGTTCGTAGGCTTTGCTGGTTACCAATTCGATCTACAAGGTTCAGGCGTTTACAAAGAAAAAGCTGACGACCAATGGCTACTTGGTGCTCGTTACTACCTATAA
- the yegD gene encoding molecular chaperone, which produces MFIGFDYGTANCSVAAMVDGEPSLLPLEGKSHYIPSTVFAPTRESVSEHLFRHLNIKPSDAIGEQVLRRAIALNREESIDLVPEDMAFGQAALNLYLEDPRDVYYVKSPKSFLGASGLHDVQVSFFEDLVCAMMANIKNQAELTTQEQIKQAVIGRPINFHGRGGEEANRQAEHILSRAAKRAGFQDIAFQFEPVAAGLDYESTLTQDQTVLVVDIGGGTTDCSLLEMGPTWSGKADRTQSLLAHSGQRVGGNDLDIYLAFKQLMSPFGIGSKGVSGIDMPLTQFWNPIAINNVEAQKNFYSRENLAALKLLRKEASEPQKLDRLMKVYHDTLGYSIVRRAEEAKIALAECAQYRAAINVASELVEVDISVEQMVDAIETPKSKMIELVKEAIQQGQKKPDVIYMTGGSARSPILREAVEQAVPNVPIVSGNYFGSVTAGLARWAEVCFK; this is translated from the coding sequence ATGTTTATTGGATTTGATTATGGAACAGCTAACTGTTCCGTTGCAGCTATGGTTGATGGAGAACCTAGCTTGTTACCGTTAGAAGGTAAGAGTCATTATATTCCCTCAACCGTGTTTGCACCGACTCGAGAAAGTGTTTCTGAGCATCTATTTCGTCACTTAAACATCAAGCCCAGTGATGCTATCGGTGAGCAGGTGTTACGACGCGCGATTGCATTGAACCGCGAAGAGAGTATCGATCTGGTGCCGGAAGACATGGCATTTGGTCAGGCTGCGTTGAACCTCTATTTAGAAGACCCTCGTGACGTTTATTATGTTAAGTCTCCTAAGTCTTTCCTTGGTGCTAGTGGCTTACATGATGTTCAGGTGAGCTTCTTCGAAGATTTAGTGTGCGCCATGATGGCGAATATTAAAAATCAAGCCGAGCTGACGACCCAAGAGCAGATCAAACAAGCCGTTATCGGTCGACCGATTAACTTCCATGGACGTGGCGGGGAAGAAGCAAACAGACAAGCTGAGCATATTTTGTCTCGCGCGGCGAAGCGTGCTGGCTTCCAAGATATCGCGTTTCAGTTTGAACCCGTTGCTGCGGGGCTTGATTACGAAAGTACACTGACTCAAGACCAAACCGTATTAGTTGTCGATATTGGTGGTGGTACGACGGATTGCTCATTGCTTGAAATGGGGCCGACCTGGTCGGGTAAAGCTGATCGAACTCAAAGTCTGTTGGCACACAGTGGTCAGCGAGTCGGTGGTAATGACCTCGATATCTATCTTGCTTTCAAACAATTGATGTCACCTTTTGGCATCGGCAGTAAAGGGGTTTCTGGTATCGATATGCCGTTGACCCAGTTCTGGAATCCGATCGCAATCAATAACGTTGAAGCTCAGAAGAACTTCTATTCTCGAGAAAACCTTGCAGCTTTGAAGTTACTTCGTAAAGAAGCGTCAGAGCCACAAAAGTTGGATCGCTTGATGAAGGTTTATCACGACACGTTAGGCTACAGTATTGTGCGCCGAGCGGAAGAAGCTAAGATTGCGTTGGCAGAGTGCGCTCAGTATCGAGCTGCGATTAATGTTGCTTCTGAGCTCGTAGAAGTCGATATTTCAGTTGAGCAGATGGTGGATGCAATCGAAACTCCAAAATCTAAAATGATTGAGTTGGTGAAAGAAGCAATCCAACAAGGCCAGAAAAAGCCAGACGTTATCTATATGACGGGTGGTTCTGCTCGTTCTCCAATACTGCGTGAAGCTGTAGAGCAAGCAGTGCCGAATGTTCCAATCGTTAGTGGAAACTACTTCGGTTCGGTAACTGCAGGTTTGGCGCGTTGGGCTGAGGTTTGCTTTAAATAA
- a CDS encoding DUF1289 domain-containing protein, with the protein MKTPCLAACKNNGGICSGCHRTMDEIIGWKGLSESERDSVMDSLSGASSTHQCPQCNAPAQCDISAGKETCWCFELEKRDTSSIPKGGVCMCRKCLSALPIQ; encoded by the coding sequence ATGAAAACACCTTGCTTAGCGGCTTGTAAAAATAATGGTGGCATATGCAGCGGCTGCCACAGAACGATGGATGAGATTATCGGTTGGAAAGGCTTGTCTGAAAGCGAAAGAGATTCGGTGATGGATAGCCTCAGCGGTGCGAGTTCAACTCATCAGTGCCCACAGTGTAATGCACCTGCTCAGTGTGATATCAGCGCAGGAAAAGAAACCTGTTGGTGCTTTGAGCTAGAAAAACGCGATACTAGCAGTATTCCTAAAGGCGGTGTTTGTATGTGTCGCAAGTGCTTGTCTGCACTGCCTATTCAATAG
- a CDS encoding HopJ type III effector protein → MELETLLNTLTQAPESIQFEDTMQVIEANYDFSESEFRNGDVVNVAGQNNGSCKIFAFGLAQDLSPEQTLACFGQFYRNDVLGFPENTDHQNIRNFMIHGWSGVQFSQSALIAKAK, encoded by the coding sequence ATGGAACTGGAAACTTTACTCAATACGCTGACTCAAGCCCCAGAAAGCATTCAATTTGAAGATACAATGCAGGTGATTGAGGCGAACTATGACTTTTCTGAGAGTGAATTTCGTAACGGTGATGTAGTGAATGTCGCGGGACAGAACAATGGTTCGTGTAAGATCTTTGCTTTTGGTTTAGCTCAAGATCTTTCTCCCGAGCAAACACTGGCTTGTTTTGGGCAGTTTTATCGCAATGATGTATTAGGTTTTCCCGAGAATACCGACCATCAAAACATTCGTAACTTTATGATTCATGGTTGGAGTGGTGTACAGTTTTCTCAGTCTGCGCTGATTGCGAAAGCAAAGTAA
- a CDS encoding PilZ domain-containing protein encodes MHKDKNLELFRYLKPGTRTAGVLEFGPDDSIQISTLYIGHKQDQYLILELSQKATEALTLRKLNNVDIIVRAITDTELGHIVAFKTNVLAHITSPAHLIFLRPPSSFATKPIREHERYKVRLECEVTFDTLSLDATLVDFSASGCGIYLTQQSDIDIGWKIKANSILSEYLDSELVYKVVSKKRQGQGWLLGIQFPEHIEMNDELRTLLLEQAFTAGSL; translated from the coding sequence ATGCATAAAGATAAAAACTTAGAACTGTTCAGATACCTAAAACCCGGTACAAGAACAGCAGGTGTGTTGGAATTTGGCCCGGATGACTCAATTCAGATAAGCACGCTTTACATAGGACACAAACAAGATCAGTACTTGATTCTGGAGCTTTCACAAAAAGCCACGGAAGCATTAACGCTAAGAAAGCTTAATAACGTCGACATCATTGTTCGTGCAATTACCGATACCGAACTTGGTCACATTGTCGCGTTTAAGACCAATGTACTGGCTCATATCACCTCGCCTGCACACCTTATCTTCCTTCGCCCACCCTCAAGCTTTGCAACAAAACCCATTCGTGAGCACGAAAGATACAAGGTACGACTGGAATGTGAAGTCACCTTTGATACCTTGTCATTGGATGCAACTTTAGTGGATTTTTCTGCATCAGGCTGCGGCATCTATCTTACCCAGCAATCGGATATCGATATCGGCTGGAAGATTAAGGCCAACTCTATCTTGAGTGAGTACTTAGACAGCGAACTTGTCTACAAGGTAGTGAGTAAAAAAAGACAAGGCCAAGGTTGGTTGTTGGGGATACAGTTCCCTGAACATATAGAGATGAACGACGAATTGAGAACGTTATTGTTGGAGCAAGCCTTTACCGCTGGTTCTTTATAA
- the luxQ gene encoding quorum-sensing autoinducer 2 sensor kinase/phosphatase LuxQ, whose product MKKSYASTPRNTLAKLITRIVILVIGVMALGVLIHNYETSSSIVKQETNRTVQQTSSLIQNMFDYRLSVLQIHQDSSSHSAVLRQYFDTNDEEALSYFFFGVDQREPNHAPDLRFVVTHDGVVWDDGNGQFYGLDYTNLENISDEVAFSSNWHFLKLTTEIGDRHLLARRTPVVDNETGEVLGQLYIAIVLDNNFSLAESIQQGSNCENIVIEAHGTPVTSTFSGDESYTLTDILNYKQHDQLPSHFVTIATIKINAVDTPLIIRAVQKNTNFIALEENYERAIIVVVVVIILVSFFAKAWIQRKVAAELDKLMDFTRSASGSEDYNKFDGSNIFEFHHIGCTLEDTFERLSEQNQKFQDLFNFAHSPILVWSDKGDLIQMNPAARMALFDEDDNYGVIAQEFEQRMLPNIQMVVQGSKLTGINVPIGDKVFRWNMSAIRVEHGITGVVVQGQDITKLIEAERQADRAREEAEHLANVRADFLAKMSHEIRTPLNGILGVSQLMKRSIQSEDNRDQVDVLCNSAEHLLAVLNDILDFSKIEQGQFNIQKKNFRLVELVNTLDSIYRPLCEDKSVVFCIDNHLASDIEISTDQVRLNQIMFNLLSNALKFTHQGRISVSFELESIFNSDQASLIVRVKDTGIGIDSSKIDAVFEPFVQEDETTTREYGGTGLGLTIVKNLVDMLEGDIQVRSAKGEGSEFVIEIPVELSSQPLLGSPQQPHIDPHALFSHSLKVLLVEDNHTNAFIAQAFCKKYGMAVTWAKDGLEAIELAKAETFDLILMDNQLPNLGGVETTQQLRSEIGISTPIYACTADAQQSTRDSFMAAGANYVIVKPIKEESLHQAFVHFKNVYSGDTDQPS is encoded by the coding sequence ATGAAGAAAAGCTACGCCAGTACACCGAGAAACACTCTAGCCAAATTAATTACCCGTATCGTTATTTTAGTGATAGGGGTTATGGCGCTTGGCGTGCTTATTCATAATTATGAAACCAGCAGTAGCATTGTAAAGCAAGAAACAAATCGGACGGTTCAGCAGACTTCTAGCTTGATACAGAACATGTTTGATTACCGTTTGTCGGTATTACAGATTCATCAAGACAGCAGTTCGCACAGTGCGGTGTTGAGGCAGTACTTTGATACCAATGACGAAGAAGCGCTGAGTTATTTTTTCTTTGGTGTTGACCAACGTGAACCGAATCATGCCCCAGATTTACGCTTTGTCGTGACTCACGATGGTGTCGTTTGGGACGATGGCAATGGTCAGTTTTACGGTTTGGATTATACCAATCTGGAAAACATTTCTGATGAGGTCGCGTTCAGCAGTAATTGGCATTTTTTAAAGCTGACGACGGAGATAGGAGATCGCCACCTGTTGGCTCGACGCACGCCAGTTGTTGATAACGAAACCGGTGAAGTTCTGGGACAATTGTATATCGCAATTGTGCTGGATAATAACTTCTCGCTCGCGGAATCGATTCAACAGGGAAGTAACTGCGAGAACATTGTAATAGAGGCGCACGGTACGCCTGTTACCTCTACCTTCAGTGGAGATGAAAGTTATACGCTCACGGACATTCTCAATTACAAACAGCATGATCAGCTTCCTAGTCATTTTGTGACTATTGCGACGATTAAGATCAATGCGGTCGATACGCCACTCATTATCCGCGCCGTGCAAAAGAACACTAACTTTATTGCGTTAGAAGAAAACTACGAACGTGCAATCATTGTCGTCGTTGTCGTGATCATACTCGTATCCTTCTTTGCTAAAGCTTGGATTCAGAGAAAGGTCGCGGCTGAACTCGATAAGTTAATGGACTTTACCCGCTCAGCAAGTGGCAGCGAAGACTACAACAAATTTGATGGCTCCAACATCTTCGAATTCCACCATATTGGTTGCACGTTAGAAGATACTTTTGAACGGCTGTCTGAACAAAACCAAAAATTCCAAGACCTGTTTAACTTTGCTCATTCACCGATATTGGTTTGGTCTGACAAAGGCGATTTGATTCAGATGAACCCGGCAGCTCGCATGGCTTTGTTTGATGAAGATGATAACTATGGTGTGATTGCTCAGGAATTTGAGCAACGAATGCTGCCTAATATTCAGATGGTGGTCCAAGGATCGAAGCTGACGGGTATTAATGTGCCAATCGGGGATAAGGTGTTTCGTTGGAATATGTCGGCAATCAGAGTTGAGCACGGCATTACGGGTGTGGTAGTTCAAGGGCAAGATATCACCAAGCTAATCGAAGCGGAGCGACAAGCCGATCGAGCTCGTGAGGAAGCTGAACACCTTGCAAATGTGCGTGCTGATTTCTTAGCCAAGATGAGCCATGAGATTCGCACTCCGTTAAACGGTATTCTCGGCGTCTCTCAGCTAATGAAACGATCGATACAGAGTGAAGACAACAGAGATCAAGTCGATGTGCTTTGTAACAGTGCAGAACATTTACTTGCGGTGCTCAATGATATTTTGGATTTCTCAAAAATAGAGCAGGGACAGTTCAATATTCAAAAGAAAAACTTCCGCTTAGTTGAGCTCGTTAACACGCTAGACAGTATCTATCGTCCGTTGTGTGAAGATAAGTCGGTCGTTTTTTGTATTGATAACCATTTGGCGAGTGATATTGAAATAAGCACAGACCAAGTGCGCCTCAATCAGATCATGTTTAACTTGTTGAGCAATGCCCTTAAGTTTACTCATCAAGGGCGAATTTCGGTGAGTTTCGAACTTGAAAGCATTTTTAATTCAGACCAAGCGAGCTTAATTGTTCGGGTTAAAGATACCGGCATTGGCATTGACAGCAGTAAAATTGATGCTGTTTTTGAACCTTTTGTTCAAGAAGATGAGACGACGACTCGAGAGTATGGCGGCACTGGTTTAGGGCTTACCATTGTTAAGAACCTTGTCGATATGCTGGAAGGTGATATCCAAGTTCGAAGTGCTAAAGGAGAAGGCTCCGAGTTTGTTATCGAGATTCCAGTGGAGTTATCTTCACAACCGTTATTAGGTTCTCCGCAGCAACCTCACATTGATCCTCATGCGCTGTTTAGCCACTCTCTTAAAGTATTGCTGGTGGAAGATAACCACACGAACGCATTTATCGCACAAGCTTTCTGTAAGAAGTATGGGATGGCCGTGACTTGGGCTAAAGATGGTTTAGAAGCGATAGAGTTGGCGAAAGCAGAGACGTTTGATCTTATCTTGATGGATAACCAGCTGCCTAACTTAGGTGGCGTGGAAACGACTCAGCAATTAAGAAGCGAAATTGGAATATCAACACCGATTTATGCCTGTACAGCCGATGCACAACAGTCGACACGAGACAGTTTTATGGCGGCTGGAGCCAACTATGTAATCGTTAAACCGATCAAAGAGGAATCGTTACACCAAGCTTTTGTGCATTTCAAAAACGTATACTCGGGTGACACGGATCAACCGAGCTGA
- a CDS encoding autoinducer 2-binding periplasmic protein LuxP translates to MKRLLMLLGLAVFSASALSHGTHVLNGYWEYQDYLSKFPEQKALTDKMVEAVQNHPVPLRKTQNEPITISVVYPGQQISDYWVRNIEAFEKRLDRLRINYQINQVFTRVNADITQQSISLQEAIENKTDYLIFTLDTTRHRKFIEHVLTSTDTKLILQNITTPVRAWDDRQPFMYVGFDHATGSLKLAEYFKNNSKSDSQYSVLYRSEGYISDARGDTFIHEVNTDTNFALKSSFYTKSDKESGYQAAKISIEKDKDLDFIYACATDVALGAADAIRESGRDILLNGWGGGSAELEAIERGDLDVTVMRMNDDTGIAMAEAIKWDLAGLEVPTVYSGDFELVTKEDSPERISELKQRAFRYSGQ, encoded by the coding sequence ATGAAACGTTTACTGATGTTGTTGGGACTTGCCGTATTTTCTGCGTCCGCTCTCTCCCATGGTACCCATGTCCTCAATGGTTACTGGGAATACCAAGATTACCTTTCTAAATTTCCAGAGCAAAAAGCACTGACCGATAAAATGGTTGAAGCCGTGCAAAATCACCCCGTTCCTCTAAGAAAGACTCAAAATGAACCCATCACAATCTCTGTGGTGTATCCGGGACAACAGATCTCAGATTATTGGGTTCGCAATATCGAAGCTTTCGAAAAAAGGCTCGATAGGCTGAGAATTAATTATCAGATCAATCAGGTCTTTACACGAGTTAATGCTGATATCACCCAGCAAAGTATTTCATTACAAGAAGCCATCGAAAACAAAACCGACTACTTGATTTTTACTCTCGATACCACTCGCCATCGTAAATTTATTGAACATGTTTTGACGTCAACGGATACCAAGTTGATTCTGCAAAATATCACTACACCAGTTCGAGCGTGGGATGACAGACAGCCATTCATGTACGTGGGTTTCGACCATGCGACAGGCAGCTTAAAGCTGGCGGAGTACTTTAAGAATAACAGTAAATCAGACAGCCAATATTCGGTTTTGTACCGCTCAGAAGGCTATATCAGTGATGCTCGCGGTGATACTTTTATCCACGAAGTGAACACCGATACAAACTTCGCACTCAAGTCTTCCTTTTACACTAAGTCAGACAAAGAAAGCGGCTACCAAGCGGCGAAAATCAGCATAGAGAAAGATAAAGACCTAGACTTTATTTATGCATGTGCAACTGATGTGGCATTGGGTGCTGCAGATGCGATTCGCGAATCAGGCCGAGATATTCTTCTTAATGGTTGGGGAGGCGGTTCTGCCGAACTTGAAGCTATCGAAAGAGGTGATCTAGACGTGACTGTGATGCGGATGAATGACGACACTGGCATTGCGATGGCAGAAGCCATTAAATGGGATTTGGCTGGTTTAGAAGTGCCTACCGTATATTCTGGTGATTTTGAATTGGTCACCAAAGAAGACTCTCCCGAACGTATTTCTGAACTCAAACAGCGGGCATTTAGATACTCAGGTCAATAA
- a CDS encoding GIY-YIG nuclease family protein has product MSSLDKNAGWVVYLIRNRHNALYCGVTNNLERRFEQHQTGKGAKALKGKGPLELVWSFDVRSKSEALKTEYAIKQLPKPRKEKLVSLKLIIEWQEDQIQYIEVS; this is encoded by the coding sequence ATGTCTAGCTTAGATAAAAATGCGGGTTGGGTGGTGTACTTGATCCGCAATCGTCATAACGCACTTTATTGCGGTGTAACGAATAATTTAGAACGCCGATTTGAACAACATCAAACCGGTAAAGGAGCAAAAGCCCTTAAAGGTAAAGGCCCACTTGAACTGGTTTGGAGTTTTGATGTTAGGTCAAAAAGTGAGGCATTGAAAACCGAATACGCGATCAAACAATTACCTAAGCCTCGCAAAGAAAAACTGGTATCACTCAAACTAATCATTGAGTGGCAAGAAGACCAAATTCAATATATCGAAGTCTCATAA
- a CDS encoding YceH family protein: MNTVLSLIEARIIGCLIEKEVTTPDHYPLTLNSLTTACNQKSNREPVLSLSESEVLDAVDGLIARRLVSDESSFNSRVNKYQHRFCNTEFGDLQFTEQERAIICCMLLRGAQTPGELRTRTGRLANFSDVKEVEATLDKLAVREAGALVVKLPREAGKRESRYQHLLSGEVDVESFATSSLGASQPTANSGRLEELETEVANLKAEVAELKEMVESLL, translated from the coding sequence ATGAACACAGTACTTTCCCTAATTGAAGCGAGAATTATCGGTTGTTTGATCGAGAAAGAAGTCACCACGCCTGATCATTATCCGTTAACGTTAAACAGCTTAACGACGGCATGTAATCAAAAGAGTAACCGTGAGCCTGTACTCTCTCTGTCTGAATCTGAAGTATTAGATGCCGTTGATGGATTAATAGCGCGTCGTTTAGTGAGTGACGAAAGCAGCTTCAATAGTCGCGTGAATAAGTATCAGCACCGCTTTTGCAATACTGAATTTGGTGATCTGCAATTTACTGAGCAAGAGCGTGCGATCATCTGTTGTATGCTGCTTCGCGGCGCACAAACGCCTGGCGAACTGCGCACCAGAACAGGTCGTCTTGCAAATTTCAGCGATGTTAAGGAAGTGGAAGCAACACTCGATAAATTAGCCGTAAGAGAAGCGGGTGCTTTGGTGGTGAAACTGCCACGTGAAGCGGGCAAACGTGAATCTCGTTACCAACATTTACTGAGTGGTGAAGTGGATGTTGAGTCTTTTGCAACTTCGTCTTTAGGAGCTTCTCAACCAACCGCGAATAGCGGAAGACTTGAAGAGTTGGAAACCGAAGTCGCGAACCTGAAAGCGGAAGTTGCTGAGCTTAAAGAAATGGTTGAATCACTACTTTAG
- a CDS encoding DUF496 family protein translates to MSSVFEIVNQARRKNKLKRELLDNEKKVRDNRKRVDLLDNLLDYVKPEMTHDEILGIIKNMKADYEDRVDDHIIKSAEISKARRDISRRIRELTEEDKQIQGKK, encoded by the coding sequence ATGAGCAGCGTATTTGAAATTGTTAACCAAGCACGACGTAAGAACAAACTTAAGCGTGAACTTTTAGACAACGAAAAGAAAGTTCGTGACAACCGTAAGCGTGTCGACCTTCTTGATAACCTACTTGACTACGTCAAGCCAGAAATGACTCATGACGAGATCCTAGGCATTATCAAAAATATGAAAGCTGACTACGAAGATCGTGTCGATGACCACATCATCAAGAGCGCAGAGATTTCTAAAGCTCGCCGTGACATCAGCCGTCGCATTCGTGAACTGACAGAAGAAGACAAGCAAATCCAAGGTAAGAAGTAA